The Phycisphaerae bacterium genome has a segment encoding these proteins:
- a CDS encoding TldD/PmbA family protein has protein sequence MDPRVNGRWVCSAALITVLVLGGASQAAPGALLKTLEEELTYAMEHLKTPDGTRPYFLAYTVTDSQRMSISAELGALTDETESHGRLLDVDVRVGDHKVDNTHKIRGGMMGFDPSDFMGREPTPLSLSGDPVAIKQALWLATDRGFKSAVKKYQRVLTNLKTKVEEEDQADDFSKEEPQVYSEPEASLAVDKSAWTDRLRRVSEIAKRYPLIYDSQVSLTAGAENHFLVNSEGTRIQHGLKYLRVLVQAGTKAEDGMELSQSHIFSAASIKGLPTEEALAEAFQGVIDQVLALREAPLVEPYTGPAILMNRASAVFFHEIFGHRIEGHRQKDVEEGQTFTKKIGEEVLPEFLSVHDDPTKAKWGETDLRGYYKYDDEGVPAQDTVLVKDGVLKTFLMSRSPVQDFPRSNGHGRRSPGSDVVARMANTIVYSSKTAPFAELRKMLIEECKRQGKPFGLLFDDITGGFTGTQRFGAQSFKVLPVVVYKVYADGRDDELVRGVDIVGTPLSSFNKIIMTGDDPDVFNGTCGAESGWVPVSGVSPSILVSEIEIEKRQREQDKPPILLPPIASR, from the coding sequence ATGGATCCTCGCGTGAACGGCCGCTGGGTGTGCTCCGCGGCACTGATCACCGTCTTGGTATTGGGAGGTGCGTCGCAGGCAGCGCCCGGTGCGCTACTGAAGACGTTGGAGGAAGAGCTGACGTATGCCATGGAGCATCTCAAGACACCGGACGGCACGAGGCCTTACTTCCTGGCGTACACCGTTACGGACAGTCAGCGGATGTCGATCAGCGCCGAACTGGGGGCCCTGACCGATGAGACCGAGAGCCACGGCCGCTTGCTTGATGTCGACGTGCGCGTCGGGGACCACAAGGTCGACAATACGCACAAGATCCGGGGTGGTATGATGGGGTTCGATCCGTCAGACTTCATGGGGCGCGAGCCAACACCGCTGAGTCTGTCGGGCGATCCGGTTGCCATCAAACAGGCCCTCTGGCTGGCAACTGACCGCGGCTTCAAGTCGGCGGTCAAGAAGTACCAGCGAGTTCTCACCAATCTCAAGACAAAAGTCGAGGAAGAGGACCAGGCGGACGACTTCTCCAAGGAGGAGCCACAAGTGTACAGCGAGCCGGAAGCCTCACTCGCCGTTGACAAGTCGGCGTGGACGGATCGGTTGCGCCGAGTCTCGGAGATCGCCAAGAGGTATCCGCTCATCTACGACTCCCAGGTATCCCTGACCGCGGGCGCAGAAAACCACTTCCTGGTCAATAGTGAAGGCACGCGCATCCAACACGGCCTGAAGTATCTGCGTGTTCTCGTACAGGCCGGCACGAAGGCTGAGGACGGTATGGAACTCTCGCAGAGTCACATCTTCTCCGCGGCGAGCATCAAAGGATTGCCCACCGAAGAAGCTCTTGCTGAGGCGTTCCAGGGCGTCATCGACCAAGTCCTCGCCTTGAGGGAGGCGCCGCTGGTGGAGCCGTATACCGGGCCGGCGATTCTTATGAATCGCGCCAGCGCGGTGTTCTTCCATGAGATCTTCGGCCATCGGATCGAGGGGCACAGGCAGAAGGACGTCGAGGAGGGGCAGACGTTCACGAAGAAAATCGGCGAGGAGGTCCTGCCGGAGTTTCTCAGTGTCCACGATGATCCCACGAAGGCAAAGTGGGGCGAGACGGACCTGCGCGGTTACTACAAGTATGACGACGAGGGTGTCCCGGCGCAGGACACGGTGCTGGTCAAGGACGGCGTCCTGAAGACTTTCCTGATGTCGCGTTCACCCGTACAGGATTTTCCTCGATCAAACGGGCACGGCCGGCGGTCTCCCGGTAGCGATGTCGTGGCCCGGATGGCCAACACGATTGTCTACTCCTCCAAGACCGCGCCCTTCGCGGAACTGCGGAAGATGCTCATCGAGGAGTGCAAGCGGCAGGGCAAGCCGTTCGGCCTGTTGTTTGACGACATCACCGGGGGCTTCACAGGAACGCAGCGTTTCGGAGCACAGTCTTTCAAGGTGCTTCCCGTGGTCGTGTACAAGGTGTACGCGGACGGACGGGATGACGAACTCGTTCGCGGCGTGGACATCGTGGGCACGCCGCTTTCGTCGTTCAACAAGATCATCATGACTGGCGACGACCCGGACGTCTTCAACGGAACCTGCGGGGCCGAGTCCGGATGGGTGCCGGTTTCCGGCGTGTCGCCGAGCATCCTGGTTTCCGAGATCGAGATTGAAAAGCGTCAGCGCGAGCAGGACAAGCCGCCGATCCTCTTGCCGCCCATTGCTTCCCGGTAG
- a CDS encoding transposase, with amino-acid sequence MKIMVLVDARGLPVSIDTVSAQRHESRLIQRLLDLTITEESPRRVVGNNAYDSDQLDEELAEQGIEMIAPYRSSRKIENYTQDGRCAATTGAGTLSGPFPGCRTSAGCAFAERSRRTCSVAFFTWAAPCCCSGRFGGRIEILVCSGSRRLVAISRNASTLDVARREDALGAIGASRLRRRCRNP; translated from the coding sequence GTGAAAATCATGGTTTTGGTGGACGCACGCGGATTGCCGGTGTCGATCGACACGGTGTCGGCCCAGCGACACGAGAGCCGATTGATACAGCGTCTGCTCGACCTCACGATCACCGAGGAATCGCCGCGGCGCGTAGTCGGCAACAATGCGTACGACAGCGATCAGCTGGACGAGGAGCTGGCCGAGCAGGGCATCGAGATGATTGCCCCGTACCGTTCGAGCCGCAAGATCGAGAACTACACGCAGGACGGCCGCTGCGCAGCCACGACCGGCGCTGGAACGTTGAGCGGGCCATTTCCTGGCTGCAGAACCTCCGCCGGCTGTGCATTCGCTGAGAGAAGTCGACGAACCTGTTCAGTGGCTTTCTTCACCTGGGCTGCACCATGCTGCTGCTCAGGGAGGTTTGGGGGCAGGATCGAGATCCTTGTTTGTTCGGGGTCGCGGCGTCTTGTCGCGATCAGTCGTAACGCTTCCACGCTTGATGTAGCTCGTCGCGAAGACGCTCTCGGAGCCATTGGGGCCTCACGACTTCGGCGTCGCTGCCGAAACCCTTGA
- a CDS encoding sigma-70 family RNA polymerase sigma factor, whose amino-acid sequence MPFESTKPSLLVRVRDPSDLNAWREFEARYRELIVRYCLRRGLQMADCEDVQQLVWINLCKGIRTFEYDPRRGRFRDYLRRTVRNAIARHFARPNQAPRALDTAVLAVFQAEVEQDTVWDQEWVNHHYRLAMQTVRATFEPRSVALFEGLLGGQSAAELADSFGVSAQSVHKVKQRIQKRLGELIAGQIQEEDHTDAGESRSESSG is encoded by the coding sequence ATGCCTTTCGAGTCGACTAAACCTTCATTGCTGGTTCGTGTACGCGATCCAAGCGACCTGAATGCCTGGCGTGAATTCGAGGCCCGGTATCGCGAGCTCATTGTGCGCTATTGCCTTCGCAGGGGTCTGCAGATGGCTGACTGTGAGGACGTCCAGCAACTCGTTTGGATCAATCTGTGCAAGGGAATCCGGACGTTCGAATACGATCCCAGGCGAGGGCGATTTCGCGATTATCTTCGTCGTACGGTGCGAAACGCCATCGCCCGCCACTTTGCGCGTCCAAATCAGGCTCCCCGGGCGCTAGACACAGCAGTGCTGGCAGTCTTTCAGGCCGAGGTCGAACAGGACACAGTCTGGGACCAGGAGTGGGTCAATCACCACTACCGGCTCGCAATGCAGACCGTCCGAGCTACCTTCGAGCCGCGGAGCGTCGCCCTGTTTGAGGGATTGCTTGGGGGTCAATCGGCTGCCGAACTCGCGGATTCGTTCGGCGTTTCGGCGCAGTCCGTACACAAGGTCAAGCAGCGAATTCAGAAACGGCTGGGCGAATTGATTGCGGGGCAGATTCAGGAAGAGGACCATACCGATGCCGGGGAATCCCGATCCGAATCGTCAGGCTAG
- a CDS encoding transcriptional regulator, with protein MRQWKLLRMLQTRGQGVALRELVAEAEVSERTIQRDLELLRELGFPLKHEEDGHGKRFWRMPHDFFRSGTLVLSLTEAVSLHLSERMFSTVAGTYLADGITSALQKIRSLLPAPALGHFADLDRIVAVRRRGYTDYAPYAGVIRSLIDAIREQRSVDLDYRAVWRDDEYTMRFDPYALVLYDGDVFVMGRSHRARGIRVLKVTRIPDARMSESRFTRPTGFSVEEHFRASFGIIHADGDPIEIVVRFSGPSAALVEERVWHESQQLARADAESTLFERTTGNKGDLLATFRLADVVEFLRWIKGFGSDAEVVRPQWLRERLRDELHQAWKRYD; from the coding sequence ATGCGGCAGTGGAAACTCCTGCGGATGCTCCAGACGCGCGGCCAGGGGGTGGCCCTACGCGAGCTGGTCGCGGAAGCGGAAGTGAGCGAGCGCACCATTCAGCGCGACCTGGAACTCCTTCGGGAACTCGGCTTCCCCCTCAAGCACGAGGAGGACGGGCACGGGAAGCGCTTCTGGCGGATGCCGCACGATTTCTTCCGCTCGGGAACGCTCGTTCTGTCACTGACTGAGGCGGTCTCGCTGCATCTGTCCGAAAGGATGTTCTCGACGGTCGCGGGAACGTACCTGGCCGACGGCATCACTTCAGCCCTCCAGAAAATCCGGAGCCTCCTTCCGGCACCCGCCCTGGGACACTTCGCCGACCTCGATCGTATCGTCGCGGTCCGGCGCCGCGGCTACACGGATTATGCCCCGTACGCCGGGGTGATTCGCTCGCTCATCGATGCGATCCGGGAGCAGCGCTCTGTTGATCTGGATTACCGGGCCGTGTGGCGCGACGACGAGTACACCATGCGGTTCGATCCGTACGCCCTGGTGCTCTACGATGGCGATGTCTTCGTCATGGGGCGATCACATCGGGCTCGCGGGATACGCGTCCTCAAGGTAACGCGGATCCCCGACGCCCGCATGAGCGAGTCTCGGTTCACCCGCCCGACCGGGTTCAGTGTCGAGGAGCATTTCCGCGCCAGCTTCGGGATTATCCATGCCGATGGTGATCCGATTGAAATTGTAGTTCGCTTCAGCGGACCCTCGGCCGCACTGGTCGAGGAACGCGTCTGGCACGAGAGCCAACAGTTGGCCAGAGCTGACGCCGAGTCAACGCTGTTCGAGCGGACGACCGGCAACAAGGGTGACCTGCTGGCCACGTTTCGCCTAGCCGACGTGGTCGAATTCCTTCGCTGGATCAAGGGTTTCGGCAGCGACGCCGAAGTCGTGAGGCCCCAATGGCTCCGAGAGCGTCTTCGCGACGAGCTACATCAAGCGTGGAAGCGTTACGACTGA
- a CDS encoding DUF4143 domain-containing protein has protein sequence MMQAVSQPLAGRTAVHNLLPLARNETQRFIRHSASLKEVLFTGGYPRILDQRLQPSEWLGSHVRTYFRLVSNTVDLATFQRFVQLCAGRTAQLINPSSLAVDSGITQPTAKAWLSILEATFIAFRLPPYFGDIGKRLVKTPKRHSYDTGLVCWLLGIREPSQLRLHPLRGPIFETWVVSEVPKHRLNRGEHGGCSSIVTDMGRRWT, from the coding sequence ATGATGCAGGCGGTCAGTCAGCCGCTCGCAGGCCGTACGGCCGTGCACAACCTGCTGCCACTCGCACGCAACGAAACGCAGCGCTTTATTCGCCATTCCGCGTCATTAAAGGAGGTCTTGTTCACTGGCGGCTACCCACGTATCCTCGACCAACGACTTCAGCCGAGCGAGTGGCTGGGCTCGCATGTTCGGACCTACTTTCGTCTGGTTTCCAATACGGTCGACTTGGCCACCTTCCAGCGATTCGTGCAGTTGTGCGCGGGCCGGACCGCGCAACTGATAAACCCGTCATCATTGGCTGTTGATTCGGGAATCACGCAACCCACTGCGAAGGCTTGGCTATCGATTCTTGAGGCGACGTTCATAGCGTTTCGACTGCCGCCGTATTTCGGGGACATCGGCAAGCGTCTGGTCAAAACTCCCAAGCGGCATTCTTATGATACGGGTCTTGTGTGTTGGCTGCTGGGAATTCGAGAGCCCTCGCAACTTCGACTGCACCCCTTGCGCGGCCCCATCTTCGAAACCTGGGTGGTTTCGGAAGTACCTAAACATAGACTTAACCGTGGGGAGCATGGGGGCTGTTCTTCTATCGTGACCGACATGGGTCGGAGGTGGACCTGA